CCGCGCCGCCGGCGCCGCCGCCGCGAGCGACCCCACGTTGCTCGCCACTGATCTCGCCGATTATCTCGTGCGCAAAGGAATGCCCTTCCGCAAAGCCCACCACGTCGTCGGCGCAGTCGTGGCGCTGGCGGAGAAATCCGGCAAGCCGCTGAATCAATTGACGGTCGCAGAATTGCAATCCGTGGATAAGACCTTTGGTCGCGACGCGCTTGGCGTATTCAATTTGAAACAGGCAATGTCCCAGCGTAACCAGACCGGCGCGCCCGGCACAAAAGAAGTCGGGAGGCAGCTCGCGCGTTGGAAAAAAGTGCTGGCGTGAAGCCACCTCCCAAAATCGGCACGATGCGCGCGTTGCAGTTCGTCGTCGAGCAAAAGCATTGCATTGATTTCGCCACGGATGGGATGCCCGCCGTGTTGAGCACACCGAATCTCGTCGGCCTTCTCGAACGCACGGCGCGCCAGGCCATCGCTCCTTTCCTCGACGCAGACGAACGCAGCGTGGGCATCGAGATTGAACTCCGGCATCTCGCGCCGACGCCGCTGGGCGCGCGCGTCAACATCACC
Above is a window of Verrucomicrobiota bacterium DNA encoding:
- a CDS encoding thioesterase family protein; amino-acid sequence: MKPPPKIGTMRALQFVVEQKHCIDFATDGMPAVLSTPNLVGLLERTARQAIAPFLDADERSVGIEIELRHLAPTPLGARVNITVRVIHAEGRQVTFQVEAHDKHELILRGIHRRAVVRTASFARRVQAKS